In one window of Vibrio sp. DW001 DNA:
- the atpA gene encoding F0F1 ATP synthase subunit alpha: MQLNSTEISDLIKQRIESFEVVSEARNEGTIVSVSDGIIRIHGLADVMQGEMIELPTGRYALALNLERDSVGAVVMGPYADLQEGMKVTGTGRILEVPVGPEMLGRVVNTLGEPIDGKGPIDAKLSSPVEIIAPGVIDRKSVDQPVQTGYKSVDAMIPIGRGQRELIIGDRQTGKTAMAIDAIINQRDSGIYSIYVAIGQKASTIANVVRKLEEHGALANTIVVVASASESAALQYLAPYAGCAMGEYFRDRGEDALIVYDDLSKQAVAYRQISLLLKRPPGREAFPGDVFYLHSRLLERAARVSEVYVERFTKGEVKGKTGSLTALPIIETQAGDVSAFVPTNVISITDGQIFLQTELFSAGVRPAVDPGISVSRVGGAAQTKIIKKLSGGIRTALAQYRELAAFAQFSSDLDEATKRQLDHGQKVTELMKQKQYAPMSVFDQAIVIFAAERGYLEDIELNKLADFEDALLSFARSQFTDFVKEIDTTGAYNDEIETQLKKIVDDFIATQTW; encoded by the coding sequence ATGCAACTTAATTCCACAGAAATAAGCGACCTAATCAAACAACGTATCGAATCTTTCGAAGTTGTAAGTGAAGCTCGTAATGAAGGTACTATCGTATCGGTAAGCGATGGTATTATTCGTATTCACGGTCTAGCAGACGTGATGCAAGGTGAAATGATTGAACTACCGACTGGTCGTTATGCATTAGCACTTAACCTTGAGCGTGACTCGGTTGGTGCGGTTGTCATGGGGCCATATGCTGACTTACAAGAAGGCATGAAAGTTACTGGTACTGGTCGTATTCTGGAAGTACCTGTTGGTCCTGAAATGCTTGGCCGTGTGGTTAACACGCTAGGTGAGCCTATTGATGGTAAAGGTCCAATTGATGCGAAATTATCTTCTCCTGTAGAGATAATTGCGCCGGGCGTAATCGACCGTAAATCGGTTGATCAGCCTGTACAAACTGGTTATAAGTCCGTTGATGCCATGATCCCTATCGGGCGTGGTCAGCGTGAGCTTATCATCGGTGACCGTCAGACTGGTAAAACAGCGATGGCTATTGATGCGATCATTAACCAAAGAGATTCAGGTATTTACTCTATCTATGTAGCGATTGGTCAGAAAGCATCGACTATTGCCAACGTAGTACGCAAATTGGAAGAGCACGGCGCATTGGCTAACACCATTGTTGTTGTAGCATCGGCTTCTGAATCTGCAGCGCTTCAATATTTGGCGCCTTATGCAGGTTGTGCAATGGGTGAGTACTTCCGTGATCGCGGTGAAGATGCTCTGATTGTTTATGATGATTTATCTAAGCAAGCGGTAGCGTATCGTCAGATCTCTCTACTACTTAAGCGTCCACCAGGCCGTGAGGCATTCCCAGGTGATGTATTCTATCTCCACTCCCGTCTACTAGAGCGTGCTGCTCGAGTAAGTGAAGTGTATGTAGAACGTTTCACTAAGGGTGAAGTGAAAGGTAAGACAGGTTCTTTAACTGCGCTTCCTATCATTGAAACTCAAGCAGGTGACGTATCAGCATTCGTACCAACTAACGTAATCTCGATTACAGATGGTCAGATCTTCTTACAAACTGAACTGTTCAGTGCAGGTGTTCGTCCTGCTGTTGATCCAGGTATTTCAGTATCTCGTGTAGGTGGTGCTGCTCAAACGAAAATTATCAAGAAGCTATCTGGTGGTATCCGTACCGCACTAGCGCAGTATCGTGAACTTGCAGCGTTTGCTCAGTTCTCGTCTGACCTTGATGAAGCAACGAAACGACAACTAGATCACGGTCAAAAAGTAACAGAACTTATGAAGCAGAAACAATATGCTCCTATGTCTGTATTTGATCAGGCTATTGTTATCTTCGCTGCAGAACGTGGATATCTAGAAGATATCGAGCTGAATAAGCTTGCTGATTTCGAAGATGCGCTACTTTCGTTTGCTCGTAGCCAGTTTACCGATTTTGTAAAAGAGATCGATACAACGGGTGCATATAACGATGAGATCGAAACACAGCTTAAAAAGATTGTGGACGATTTCATAGCAACCCAGACCTGGTAA
- the atpE gene encoding F0F1 ATP synthase subunit C, producing the protein METLLSFSAIAVGLIVGLASLGTAIGFAILGGKFLEGAARQPEMAPMLQVKMFIIAGLLDAVPMIGIVIALLFTFANPFVSQLG; encoded by the coding sequence ATGGAAACTTTACTGAGCTTTTCAGCAATCGCCGTAGGTCTGATCGTCGGTCTTGCTTCTCTTGGTACAGCGATTGGTTTCGCAATTCTAGGTGGTAAATTCCTAGAAGGTGCTGCGCGCCAACCAGAGATGGCTCCTATGCTACAAGTTAAGATGTTTATCATCGCGGGTCTACTTGATGCGGTTCCAATGATTGGTATCGTAATAGCACTACTATTCACATTCGCTAACCCATTTGTTAGTCAACTAGGTTAA
- the atpG gene encoding F0F1 ATP synthase subunit gamma, producing the protein MAGAKEIRTKIGSVKSTQKITKAMEMVAASKMRRSQDAMGASRPYAETMRKVIGHLANGNLEYKHPYLEEREAKRVGYIIISTDRGLCGGLNINLFKKAMLDMQEWKEKNADIDLAIIGSKATAFFNNSGAKVAAQVSGLGDDPSLEELIGSVGVMLKKYDEGELDRLYVVFNKFVNTMVQEPTIDQLLPLPKSDSESMKRTHSWDYIYEPEPKPLLDALLIRYVESQVYQGVVENLACEQAARMIAMKAATDNASDLIDDLELVYNKARQSAITQELSEIVSGAAAV; encoded by the coding sequence ATGGCCGGCGCAAAAGAAATTCGTACTAAGATCGGGAGTGTTAAAAGCACTCAAAAGATCACGAAAGCGATGGAAATGGTAGCAGCTTCAAAAATGCGTCGTTCTCAAGACGCAATGGGAGCTTCCCGTCCATATGCTGAAACAATGCGTAAAGTGATCGGTCATTTGGCGAACGGTAATCTAGAGTATAAACATCCATATCTAGAAGAGCGTGAAGCCAAACGTGTTGGTTACATCATTATTTCAACTGACCGCGGCTTGTGTGGTGGCTTGAACATTAACTTGTTCAAAAAAGCCATGTTAGACATGCAAGAGTGGAAAGAGAAAAATGCTGATATTGACTTAGCCATTATCGGTTCAAAAGCAACGGCATTTTTTAACAACAGTGGCGCTAAAGTAGCTGCTCAAGTTTCTGGTCTTGGAGATGATCCAAGCCTAGAAGAATTGATCGGTTCTGTTGGTGTTATGTTGAAGAAGTATGATGAAGGCGAGTTGGATCGCTTATACGTAGTATTTAACAAGTTTGTTAATACTATGGTTCAGGAACCAACGATCGATCAATTATTACCTTTACCTAAATCGGATAGCGAAAGTATGAAGCGCACTCACTCATGGGATTATATCTATGAGCCAGAGCCTAAACCATTACTTGATGCACTATTGATTCGTTATGTCGAATCTCAAGTATATCAAGGTGTGGTTGAGAACCTTGCTTGTGAGCAAGCGGCTCGAATGATTGCGATGAAAGCAGCTACAGACAATGCAAGCGATCTGATAGATGATCTAGAACTTGTGTATAACAAGGCCCGTCAATCGGCTATTACACAAGAACTATCTGAAATCGTATCAGGCGCAGCAGCGGTTTAA
- the atpF gene encoding F0F1 ATP synthase subunit B, whose product MNMNATLLGQAIAFFLFVVFCMKYVWPPIIEAIEERQNKIADGLSAAERAAKDLNLAQANASEQLKEAKRTATEVIDSANKRKAQIIDEAREEAQAERQKILTQAEAEIEAERNRAKDDLRKQVATLALAGAEKILERSIDKDAHKDILDNITAKL is encoded by the coding sequence GTGAATATGAACGCAACTCTGCTAGGTCAAGCAATAGCATTCTTTTTATTCGTGGTTTTCTGCATGAAATATGTATGGCCACCAATTATAGAAGCTATTGAAGAACGTCAGAATAAAATTGCTGATGGTCTATCTGCTGCGGAAAGAGCAGCAAAAGATTTGAATCTAGCTCAAGCCAACGCTTCTGAGCAACTTAAAGAAGCGAAGCGCACAGCAACTGAGGTCATTGATTCAGCGAATAAACGTAAAGCTCAAATTATTGATGAAGCACGCGAGGAAGCTCAGGCAGAACGCCAGAAAATCCTAACGCAAGCGGAAGCAGAAATTGAAGCAGAACGTAATCGTGCGAAAGATGATCTGCGCAAACAAGTTGCTACTCTGGCTTTAGCTGGTGCAGAGAAGATCCTAGAGCGCTCTATTGATAAAGATGCGCACAAAGATATTCTTGATAACATTACTGCGAAACTTTAA
- the atpH gene encoding F0F1 ATP synthase subunit delta, which yields MSQLTTIARPYAKAAFDFAVEKEALDQWGQMLTFAAEVTKNKDIVELLSGSVSADKLTEIFIVVCGEQFDEFGQNLIKVMAANGRLKALPEVCDAFLALKQEYEKEMDVDLISATELSDKQLTDISSKLELRFERKVNLNCSVDETLLGGVVIRAGDLVIDNSTRGQLGRLSDALQS from the coding sequence ATGTCTCAACTGACAACAATAGCACGCCCTTACGCTAAAGCAGCGTTTGACTTTGCGGTAGAAAAAGAAGCTCTTGACCAGTGGGGTCAAATGCTTACTTTTGCAGCCGAAGTTACAAAGAACAAAGATATAGTGGAGCTACTTAGTGGTTCTGTTTCTGCGGATAAACTCACAGAAATCTTTATTGTTGTTTGTGGCGAACAGTTTGATGAGTTTGGTCAAAACCTTATTAAGGTAATGGCTGCGAATGGTCGACTTAAGGCCCTTCCTGAAGTATGTGATGCGTTTTTAGCTCTTAAACAAGAGTATGAGAAAGAAATGGATGTTGATTTAATATCAGCGACAGAACTTTCTGATAAACAACTTACAGATATCAGCAGCAAACTTGAACTGCGTTTTGAACGCAAAGTTAACCTGAATTGTAGTGTAGATGAGACCCTACTTGGTGGGGTTGTAATTCGAGCCGGAGACTTAGTCATCGATAACTCAACTCGCGGTCAGTTAGGCCGTTTGAGCGATGCATTGCAGTCTTGA